The following coding sequences lie in one Crassostrea angulata isolate pt1a10 chromosome 10, ASM2561291v2, whole genome shotgun sequence genomic window:
- the LOC128166385 gene encoding uncharacterized protein LOC128166385, with product MDVKYLQLSLLALVTLCFTFLFQKASAIECFECNSRDPDPNIADKCKNSPASLMSMPQYYKNCSDASARCRKIQQEVDKDERTIRQCATTLNNVVGCFKRTGTYKIKMEYCECDADGCNSAPRISLSIATAFSLMMGVLLCYFL from the exons ATGGACGTAAAGTACCTACAACTTTCGCTCCTCGCCCTAGTGACTTTGTGTTTCacgtttttatttcaaaagg CCAGTGCCATTGAATGCTTCGAGTGTAACTCGAGAGACCCTGACCCGAATATAGCTGACAAATGTAAGAACTCCCCAGCATCGCTGATGTCCATGCCACAGTATTATAAAAACTGCTCAGACGCCAGCGCAAGATGTAGAAAGATTCAGCAAGAGG tGGATAAAGATGAAAGAACTATACGCCAGTGCGCCACAACTTTGAACAATGTGGTAGGTTGTTTCAAGAGGACAGGGACCTACAAAATCAAGATGGAGTACTGCGAATGTGATGCAGACGGATGCAATTCCGCGCCACGCATTTCGTTGTCCATAGCAACAGCCTTCTCTTTAATGATGGGAGTTTTACTGTGTTATTTTCTATAG
- the LOC128168020 gene encoding spindle assembly abnormal protein 6 homolog codes for MADELFTKRLPILFKSPDREDRREHVTLKMELQTISSPLHKKELVVRLTDERDLFFLYTLKLGEEDFQSLKTQQGLLVDFAQFPQKFIDLLDMCLREEHKEFPKFILHFISQGSLNGERTTCTLNVIETNPFKHLTHLSLKFIPGTDSDIKKYLADCLKQFKDTNSLLQQRLEHTDTNLNQKLQQTTEALSSKTIELDHLKAEWTAKMNDLAAKHKHEMATEKEKAIQMQGSYQQRQERERKDMEQAHMKIVKQMESRLYEMEGVNKDLTDRKYKSESSIRELKSKLSTLEEEHMRVKQELQGLRKQNSSLDGEYHEKEKLIHQLTTRVAVLEQEVKDKEMVINKSTDLLSSEQERKVRLEEELEYKQKENYKLENKVKAMSDELMKGNEIIKKLQGEIKNYHAKVKLRSQIANEQEKLLGEKDQELERLRQELASTKDSLRQKEDESKKLSDNLETTVQKLEESRQLLKTNENVIQWLNKQITETQLTQQRVGTFENPGATSNFRPSSSALHNYSTSSYGSMNSHTEGPGSGVGIPRTYPNTHRQPQVQYNPGQPRRTGLPQPMSRASHPPSIPEESRPKSSQSSAITGLSGGDKENDPPLDPKYLQKREEPIHLRGLGGRMESPPIIQTSAFPPVHATRVGQHSMAPKTGQPPLASAYFPGQKMS; via the exons atggCAGATGAATTATTCACCAAGAGACTTCCAATTCTGTTTAAATCGCCGGATCGCGAGGACAG GCGAGAACATGTCACATTGAAGATGGAACTACAGACAATATCCTCTCCTCTGCACAAAAAG GAGCTAGTGGTCAGACTCACAGATGAGAGGGATTTATTCTTCTTGTACACACTGAAATTGGGTGAAGAAGATTTCCAAAG CCTGAAAACCCAACAGGGATTATTGGTGGACTTTGCCCAGTTCCCCCAGAAGTTCATAGACCTATTAGACATGTGTCTAAGGGAAGAACACAAAGAATTTCCCAA ATTCATCCTTCATTTTATCTCCCAGGGTTCTTTGAATGGAGAGCGTACAACCTGCACATTGAATGTAATAGAAACAAACCCATTCAAGCACCTGACTCACCTCAGTCTGAAATTTATACCTGGAACAGATTCAGATATTAAGAAATACCTGGCAGATTGTTTGAAACAGTTTAAG GACACCAATTCTTTACTGCAACAAAGACTAGAGCACACAGACACAAATTTAAATCAGAAACTTCAGCAGACAACAGAG GCATTGAGCAGCAAGACCATAGAACTTGACCATCTAAAAGCAGAATGGACGGCTAAAATGAACGACTTGGCAGCCAAGCATAAACATGAAATGGCAACAGAAAAGGAAAAGGCCATTCAG ATGCAGGGCAGTTATCAGCAGAGACAAGAAAGGGAAAGAAAAGACATGGAGCAAGCTCACATGAAGATCGTCAAGCAGATGGAGTCCAGACTGTATGAGATGGAGGGGGTCAATAAG GATTTAACAGACAGAAAATACAAATCAGAGTCCTCAATCCGTGAACTCAAGTCCAAGCTCTCCACTCTGGAAGAGGAGCACATGCGGGTCAAGCAGGAACTACAGGGACTGAGGAAACAGAACTCCTCCCTGGACGGGGAGTACCACGAGAAAGAGAAGCTCATCCATCAGCTGACCACCAGGGTCGCCGTCCTTGAGCAGGAGGTCAAGGACAAAGAGATGGTCATCAATAAGTCCACTGATCTGCTCAGTTCAGAGCAGGAAAGGAAG GTCCGACTGGAAGAAGAATTAGAGTATAAGCAGAAAGAGAATTACAAACTGGAAAACAAAGTGAAAGCTATGTCAGACGAACTTATGAAAGGGAATGAGATCATCAAAAAGCTCCAGGGGGAGATTAAAAACTACCATGCTAAG GTGAAACTAAGGAGTCAGATCGCAAATGAGCAAGAGAAGTTGCTGGGTGAAAAAGACCAGGAGCTAGAAAGGCTGCGACAGGAACTGGCCAGCACAAAGGACAGCCTGAGGCAGAAGGAAGACGag AGCAAGAAGCTGTCAGATAACTTGGAAACTACAGTTCAGAAATTAGAAGAAAGTCGTCAACTGTTAAAAACTAATGAAAATG TTATACAGTGGTTGAACAAACAGATCACAGAGACCCAGTTAACACAGCAGAGAGTGGGAACATTCGAGAACCCAGGAGCTACCTCAAACTTCAGACCCTCAAGTTCTGCACTG CATAATTACAGCACTTCCAGTTATGGCTCTATGAACTCCCACACTGAGGGACCAGGGTCAGGTGTCGGCATCCCAAGGACATACCCCAATACTCACAGACAGCCCCAG GTTCAGTATAACCCTGGACAGCCTCGACGGACGGGACTACCCCAGCCCATGTCCAGGGCCTCACACCCACCTTCAATCCCGGAAGAATCCCGACCTAAATCCTCACAGTCATCAGCTATCACAGGGCTCTCAGGGGGAGACAAAGAAAA TGACCCACCGCTTGATCCCAAATATCTCCAGAAAAGAGAAGAGCCGATACACCTTCGTGGGTTAGGAGGTCGCATGGAGTCTCCCCCTATCATACAGACCTCGGCGTTCCCTCCTGTACATGCCACCAGGGTGGGGCAGCACTCTATGGCCCCCAAGACTGGTCAGCCTCCTCTAGCATCAGCATATTTCCCTGGACAAAAAATGTCATGA
- the LOC128168333 gene encoding uncharacterized protein LOC128168333, whose amino-acid sequence MLHVLSHGMAVRSSFLTISPYTRTLKNIASHLTLEDLSSIKLILQTENWFKKKTLDELKNPQELIRLLQGRSLISTEDSHFLSTLLKEIHRKDLAKMLQRDIGSDICQDCDQKKTAREEDTGGSQPLSQMSVDECDEDDNEVIMSSQSSLSDEEKLQVLNIKKVSDCQ is encoded by the coding sequence ATGTTGCACGTGTTGTCACACGGAATGGCTGTAAGATCTTCATTTCTCACCATTAGTCCTTACACTAGGACGCTAAAAAATATAGCATCACACCTAACTTTGGAGGACCTTTCCTCAATAAAGCTAATCCTCCAGACTGAAAATTGGTTCAAGAAAAAAACTCTGGATGAGTTGAAGAACCCACAGGAATTAATACGACTTCTTCAAGGAAGGTCGTTGATATCTACTGAAGATTCCCATTTTTTGTCAACTCTTCTGAAAGAAATTCACCGCAAGGACCTAGCCAAAATGCTTCAAAGGGATATTGGATCAGACATATGCCAAGACTGTGACCAGAAGAAGACTGCCCGTGAAGAGGACACGGGAGGATCTCAGCCACTCTCTCAAATGAGCGTGGATGAATGTGATGAAGATGACAATGAGGTCATCATGTCCAGTCAAAGTAGTCTCTCAGACGAAGAGAAACTACAAGTTCTGAACATAAAGAAAGTGTCTGACTGTCAGTGA